Proteins encoded within one genomic window of Streptomyces rubradiris:
- the lspA gene encoding signal peptidase II, which translates to MAEAERIIGTPDTPDDDHQQTAAAGTAAGAQAAGASGEAGADGATGRQTAHKPGRGRRIAVLFSVAAFAYALDLISKMLVVARLEGRAPIRVVGDLLELHVIRNPGAAFSFGAAFTVIFSLIAAIVIVVIIRLARKLYSFPWAVALGLLLGGALGNLTDRIFRAPGVFEGAVVDFIAPKGFAVFNLADSAIVCGGILIVVLSFYGLDPDGKVHRD; encoded by the coding sequence GTGGCAGAGGCGGAGCGCATCATCGGTACGCCGGACACCCCGGACGACGATCACCAGCAGACGGCGGCGGCCGGTACGGCCGCCGGCGCCCAGGCCGCCGGTGCGTCCGGGGAGGCGGGCGCGGACGGCGCGACCGGGCGGCAGACGGCGCACAAGCCCGGCCGCGGGCGCCGGATCGCCGTGCTGTTCTCGGTGGCCGCCTTCGCGTACGCCCTCGATCTGATCAGCAAGATGCTCGTCGTCGCCCGGCTGGAGGGCCGCGCGCCGATCCGGGTCGTCGGGGACCTGCTGGAACTGCACGTCATCCGCAACCCCGGCGCCGCCTTCAGCTTCGGCGCGGCGTTCACGGTGATCTTCTCGCTGATCGCCGCAATCGTGATCGTGGTGATCATCCGGCTGGCCCGCAAGTTGTACAGCTTCCCCTGGGCGGTCGCGCTCGGCCTGCTGCTCGGCGGTGCGCTCGGCAACCTCACCGACCGGATCTTCCGGGCGCCGGGCGTCTTCGAGGGCGCGGTGGTGGACTTCATCGCGCCCAAGGGGTTCGCGGTGTTCAACCTCGCCGACTCGGCGATCGTGTGCGGTG